Part of the Musa acuminata AAA Group cultivar baxijiao chromosome BXJ3-10, Cavendish_Baxijiao_AAA, whole genome shotgun sequence genome, TAATACAATTTGACTCTATGAGAAATTGTGTTGTAGTAATTGCTTATCAATTGCGTTTTGATCGAATATTTCATTTTATAAGATGTTACTGTGTTTGTGCCCCCACTGTATTGTGTTATAAGTTATGATTTTATAGGGCTGCATTAGTTATGTTTTGATTATATTTCTCTATCTATCGTGACTCGATtcgattatattatttttacaatAAGTTGAAAGTACTTTCAacgaaaaaatattataacttaatAAGAAAATACTGAGTTATCTCATAGTCATTTTAAATATTCTTCTTCAACAGCAAATCAAAGCTACTGCACTATGGTAGAAGCCACTGAATTATatgcataaaaaaaattgaatggtGGATATATTAACCAATTACAGTATttttatcaagaaaaatattataactagctTTTTTAATGctaattttgaatatttttttcttcaataGTCTATTTGTAAATCAAAGCTATGCCAATCAATCTgccaatgaattacatgattcaaaaaattgacaagtaaaaaatttaattaaaaaataattctcttataatatttttattaatattataaaaCACTATAATTTAATGAAAAAAATACTTTAATTGGTCCATAGCACTGAGTGAGTTACAATGTTTTCATTAATATCACAAAAACATTCAAAttcaataagaaaaataatattatttttgggcCAAATTTTTGGATAATGGCAGAGATTTTGGGTTCAATTTGATCTATTACTGGATATTATTTGTAGTTATCACAACCAAACGACttccttaaaaaaaattattttttatttttttttaaataaactaaATCCTCGTTTATCGGGGCAGTAAACGCAACACGGCGAACGAGCGACCCGAGAGAGGGCGAGCAATACCCGCCGGTGACAGATGGGAGACGCGGCGGGCAGCAGCAGCGGCCATGCGACCACGAGATGGTCTCTCGGAGGAATGACGGCCCTCGTCACGGGCGGAACCAGAGGAATCGGGTCCGTTTCCTTCTCCATCCCTTCTTCCCATCCTCCTCCTAAATCTTCCTTTTTCCTTCCCCCTTCTTAACCCTTGGTCTCCTCGCATTCCAATTCCCAAAGGCACGCGGTGGTGGAGGAATTGGCGGGGCTGGGAGCGTCGGTGCACACCTGCTCCCGCAAAGAGGCCGACCTCACCGCGTGCTTGAGGAAATGGGCGGCCAAAGGGTTTAGCGTCACCGGCTCCGTCTGCGACCTCTCCTCCAGGGAGCAAAGAGATCAGTTGATCCGGGAAGTTTCTGTGACCTTCAACGGGAAGCTCAACATACTTGTACGTCCCGGCTTTGTCTCGCCGTTGCACCTAAGGAATCTACAACTAAACCGTGTTACCTAATTTTCTACAGGTAAACAATGTTGGGACAAATATAAGGAAGCCGACTGTTGAATATAGCGCCGAAGAGTACTCATTCCTCATGGCCACAAATCTGGAATCTGCTTACCATTTGTGCCAACTTGCTCATCCTCTTCTTAAAGCATCGGGAATGGGAAGCATCGTGTTCATTTCTTCTGTTGCTGGGGTGGTAGCTCTAAGTAGTGGTTCCATTTATGCAGCAGCCAAAGGTATTGGTTAGTGATGGCTGGTATTCATATGCATTGATTCCTTTTAGTAGAAGCGCAGCAAATTGTCATGGTTTTCATATATAAAACACTCGTTAACAAAGTGCTCCTTTCAGCTGCAATGAACCAAATGACGAAGAACTTGGCATGTGAGTGGGCCAAAGACAATATTAGAACCAACAGTGTTTCACCATGGTACATCAAGACTAAACTAGTGGAGCATGTATGTTCCTCATTGCCTATTCATTTGAAATTATGATACTTATTAAGTCGTGCGCTTCTGgaaattttgcatttttattgtatAATTAATAGATGCATTGCATGGTGACAACACGCTTACACAGGGAATATTGACAATGTAtaatttactttaacttgagTGCTTTTGAGTGATTTCACATCGCCTAAAGTGCATTAAACTCCTCTCATGGGAAAATATTCACTAAGATTTATATGGCTATTTGCAACTAGCTACTGGAGAGACATTTTGCAGTTTTTAGCCGGGAGCACTTTGTCAAAGCTTAATGGCAGGAAAAAATTCATGTAACTAACTTTGCAGCATTAcagcctgttgttgttgtaagttGTAACTGGGAGCACTGCTTAACATGGAATTTGACTTGTAGGATAAGCCACATAGGTGAAATTTAAGAGTTTGCTAAGAGGATGGAAACAAGTGCTCCTATATTGTCAAATTTTAGAGTATAGTTTGTCGCATaggttcactagagagttatgagtttCTAAAATGTTGAGGAAAATTGTGTCCATTGGCCAAGGAAATGAATGAAACAAAATACAAAAGGAACTGTCAGACTTCCAATAATATCAGAACAGAGAGAAGAAAATTAGAACAAAAGACACGAGTCAAGGTTTGAAAATTAGAACACAAGTAACAGGATCGACGATCCATTTCTTTGCAAAAGAATGATTTGAATCTGTCATAAATTCATAGATTGGTCATACAGTTACTTCAAAGGAATCACATTTTCTGTTGCTTACAACTAGATGAATGCTCATCTTTATGGTTATTTAAGGGTATTGCTTCTGATACTTCCATCTAAATCATTTTTGGCCTTCCCTTATATAGATAGCTATTAACTTCTAGAACTTCCTATTTACTCAACCCCTttgcttttctctctctttttttttcatttttaatttgaCTTCCTATGCTCGAGTAATATTTTTCCAAGAATGGGACACAAGTTAAACAGCAAGGCTATCTTCTTTGGATATTTTTGAAGCATAACTTTGTCGCCATTTGTTTTGT contains:
- the LOC135651527 gene encoding tropinone reductase homolog At5g06060-like; the protein is MGDAAGSSSGHATTRWSLGGMTALVTGGTRGIGHAVVEELAGLGASVHTCSRKEADLTACLRKWAAKGFSVTGSVCDLSSREQRDQLIREVSVTFNGKLNILVNNVGTNIRKPTVEYSAEEYSFLMATNLESAYHLCQLAHPLLKASGMGSIVFISSVAGVVALSSGSIYAAAKAAMNQMTKNLACEWAKDNIRTNSVSPWYIKTKLVEHLLNDKDSLQRIIDRTPLGRVGEPEEVSSLVGYLCLPAASYITGQIISVDGGMTVNGFYPSG